From Planctomycetia bacterium:
GACTTCCCGGCGATCGAAGCCGAGATGGCGAAGCTCATCAAGGAAGACGAGCCGTTCGAACGAATCGACGTGCCGCGCGGCGAAGCGATGTCGATGTGTCGCGAGTTGAAGCAGGCGCTCAAGGTCGAACACATCGAAACGGGGCTCGCCGAAGAACAGCGGCTGTCGTTCTACCGGCAAGGCGAGTTCCTCGATCTCTGCCGCGGACGCCATATCCCGAGCGCCGGCGCGATCGGCGCGTTCAAGTTGCTCTCAGTGGCCGGCGCCTACTGGAAAGGGGACTCGACGCGGCAGCAGTTGCAACGGCTTTACGCCACGGCGTTCTTCTCCAAACAAGAGTTGGAAGCGCGGCTCGTACACTTGGAAGAAGCCAAGCGCCGCGATCACCGTGTGCTGGGCAAGCAACTCGAACTGTTCACGATCAACCCGTTGGTCGGCTCCGGGCTGATCCTCTGGCTGCCGAAAGGCGCGATCATTCGCGGCGAGTTGGAAAAATTCGTTCGCGAGGAGTTGCTCAAGCGCGGCTACGAAACCGTCTACACGCCGAACATTGGCCGCGTGGAATTGTACCAGATTTCCGGCCATTTCCCGTACTACTCGGACAGCCAGTTCAAGCCGATCGAGATGGAAGAGGGCGAGCGTTATCTGCTCAAGCCGATGAATTGCCCTCATCACATCATGATCTACAAAGCGAAGCCGCGCAGCTATCGCGACCTGCCGGTCCGCCTGGCGGAGTTCGGCACCGTCTACCGCTACGAGCAATCGGGCGAGCTGAACGGCATGACCCGCGTGCGCGGTTTCACGCAAGACGACGCGCACATCTTCTGCACCGAAGAGCAAGTCGCCGGCGAGTTCCGTAGTTGCATCGAGATGACCCGCACCGTGTTGCAAGCGCTGGGCATGAACCAGTACCGCGTGCGGCTCGGCTTCCGCGATCCGGACAGCGACAAATATGTCGGCAGCGCCGAGGCTTGGGAACGGGCCGAGAACGCGATCCTCAAGGTCTGCGGAGGGCTCGACCTGCCCGGCATGTCAATCGAACGCGGCGACGCGGCGTTCTATGGGCCGAAGGTCGACTTCGTCGTCGCCGACTGCATCGGCCGCGAGTGGCAGCTTGGTACCGTGCAACTCGACTACAACCTGCCGAGCGCCGAGCGCTTCGCGCTGGAATATATCGGCTCGGACAACACGGCGCACCGTCCGGTGATGATCCACCGCGCCCCGTTCGGCTCCCTGGAGCGCTTCGTCGGCGTGTTGATTGAACACTTCGCTGGCGTGTTCCCGCTCTGGCTCGCGCCGGAACAAGTCCGCGTGCTGGTCGTCAGCCAGAAGTTCGAGGACTACGCCCGCGACTTGGAGTGCAAGCTTCGCGCGGCCGGCCTCCGCGTGACCGGCGACTACCGACCAGAAAAGATCGGCGCGAAGATTCGCGACGCCCAGTTGCAGCACATCCCATACATGTTGGTCGTCGGCGGCCGCGAAGCGGAGAACGGCGAAGTCGCCGTCCGCGATCGGATCGACGGCGACCTGGGCGCAATGAAAATCGACGCCGCGATCGAACGCTTGCTGACCGAAGTGCGCGAGAAGACGATTCGCCAGGTTGCCGCGCCCACCGTGGCGGCGGCCATCACCGACGACGGCAAGGCGAATGAGTATTGAGTCTGAAGTTTTCAGTGTTCAGTTTTCAGCGGGGATGTGAACGGAGTTCGTTGACTCCCCGTTCCGGACGCATCAAGATGACAAAGTGAAGGGCCGGCACTACTCCGCCTACTTCACCTACTCCCTACTCCACCCACTTCCTACTTCCTACTTCCTACTTCCTACTTCCTACTTCCTGTCCCCTTCCCATCACAAGGAGTTTTGCCATCGAACGAGCTCAGCAGCAGCGCGTGAACGAGCAGATTCGTATTTCGCCCGTTCGCGTCGTTTCGGATACCGGAGAATTATTAGGGGTCATGCCGACCGATCAGGCTCTCAATGCGGCGCGCGAAGCCGGCTTGGACCTCGTCGAAGTGGCGCCGAACGAGCGCCCGCCCGTTTGCCGCATCATGGATTTCGGCAAATTCAAATACCAGAAGAAAAAGCGGGAACACAAGAGCCACGGGCACCAGGTCAAGATGAAGGAAATTCGCGTTCGCCCCAAGACCGGCGAACACGACATCGAGACCAAGGTCAAGCATGCCCGGGAGTTCCTGGAACACAAAGACAAGGTGATCCTGTCGGTGGTGTTCCGCGGCCGCGAGCTCGCGCACAAGGAAGAAGGCCGGCGCGTCGTCGACCAGTTCATCAAGTCGTTGGAAGACGTCGGCAAGGTCGAGACGCACCCTTCCGAGCAAGGCAAACGCATCGTCTGCACGATCGCGCCGAAGTAACCGATGACCATCCCAGGCAAGAGATCCATCGGCACACTTCGCGGCGCGCTCGTGCTGCTGGCGCTGTGGGGGGCGATCAAGCCCCCGGCACAGCTTCACGCGGCGGAAGCAGGCGGCCTTCGCATCGCGTGGGCGGACAATTATCTCACGATCCACGGCGAGGACCTGCCCGGCGATGAGATCAAGATTCTGTACCTCGAAGCATACTGCCGCGCCGGCTCCACCGATCGCGATTGGAACGCGACGGTCGTGCCGCATCGTACGGAATTGATCGCGGCCTCCGACGATCAGCAAACCATCGACCTGCGCTGTACGATCTCCGACGGCGTGACGGTCGAACATCGCATCACCGCCAACGGCGATGAGATTGATTTCCGGCTGCGGGCGCACAACCCGACGGATCGGCGCTCCGAAGTGCATTGGGCGCAGCCGTGCATTCGGGTCGATCGTTTTACCGGACGCAGGCAAGAGGACTATTTGCCCAACTGCTTTGTGTTCGTCGACGGCCAGTTGACGCGATTTCCGTTCGAGCCTTGGGCCGCGAAGGCGCGCTATATCCCCGGCCAGGTCTGGTGTCCGCGCAAGGTACCACGCGACGACGTGAACCCGCGCCCGTTGAGCGATGTCGTTCCCTCGAACGGCCTGATCGGTTGCTACTCGGCCGACGGCAAGACGATTATGGCCACGTCCTTCGAGCCGTATCAGGAATTGTTCCAAGGCGTGATCGTTTGCGTCCACGCAGATTTTCGCCTGGGCGGCCTGCCACCGGGCGAACGTAAAGAAATCCGCGGCAAGCTCTATGTAGTCGACGCCGACGTGCCAAAGTTGCTGGAACGCTACGAGAAGGATTTTCCGGAGCACCGCGCAGGTGAATGATTGCCCGCGAAACACGCAGAAGAGGAGAGTGGCGTGGGCGAATCAATGTTTGGGAAATCCTTGGTCGTTGAAGTAACGACGCCCCGTAGCCACCGACATCGGCTGAAGTTGACGAATGCTCAAAAACGCCTTTTAACAGACGACAAACTAAACATTTCCCCTTCCACTTTCGTGTGTTTCGCGTGTTTCGCGGGCTAACTCCTCCCCATGGCCGAAGACCATTTTTCCAGGTTGCGTCGGCTGTTGGAGTTGGAGAGCGATGCCGAGGCGGCGCGGATTTTGGAGCGCAGCCGCCGCCTGACTCCTGCCGAGGCCGAAGAAAGCGGCAATAGCCTCGTCGATTTGGTGATCGCCGATGAGGACGCTGGACTGGGCGGGCGCTACCTCGTGCGATTGGTGAAGCGCCGCCGCTCACCGCTGCCTTGGACGCGACTCGACGTGGGCAGCCCCGTCATATTGTCCCCAGGCGCGAAAACGACGGGCGGCGGGTATCGCGGCGTGATCAGCGAGCGCCGGCCGGACCAGGTGCAAGTTGCGCTCAGTTCCATGCCGGACGATCTGGAAGATCACGCCACTTGGCGACTCGATCTGGCGTTCGACGAGATCGCCATGCACCGGCAGCGCGCGGCGCTCCAACAAGCGGCGATGGCCGCCGGGAATCGCACCGCGGCGCTCCGCGCGATTCTACTCGGTGAAAAGCCGCCGAGTTTTTCGCCGTTCCGCGCACTGCCGACGCTGGATGAAAACCTCAACGCAACGCAACGCGATGCGGTGCGACTGGCCGTCTCGGCGCGGGACTTGGCGCTGATACATGGTCCACCCGGCACCGGCAAGACGACAACCATCGTGGAAGTCATCCGCCACGCGATCCGCGCCGGACAGAAAGTGCTGGCCTGCGCGCCGAGCAACATGGGCGTCGACAATTTGTTTCAACGCCTGCTGGCCTGCGACGAACTGGCGGTTCGTTTGGGTCATCCCGCGCGGGTATTGCCCGAGTTGCGTGCCCACACGTTAGACCTGATGGTCGAAGAGCATCCGGACGTCAAAGTCGCGCGGCGGCTCGTTAAAGACGCCGTGGCGATGTTTCGCAAGGCCGATCATCATCGCCGCTCGAAACCGCAGCGCGGCGAGAAGCGCGGTATCCGCGAGGAAGCCCGCAGCTTGCTCGCGGACGCGCGGCGACTGGAAGCCCAAGCGGTGCGACATATTCTCGATACGGCCGACGTGCTTTGCGCCACGACGACGGGCCTGGACGCGGAGTTGCTCGGCAATCGTCGCTTCGACCTCGTGGTCATCGACGAAGCTTGCCAAAGCACTGAGCCTGGCTGCTGGATTCCGATTCTGCGCGCGGAGCGCATCGTGCTGGCCGGCGATCATCGCCAGTTGCCGCCGACGATTCTCAGCCCGCAAGCGGCCGAGGAGGGATTCGGCGTCAGCCTCTTCGAACGCATCGTAGCGATGTACGGCGAGACCGTTTCGCGCCGCTTGGAAGTGCAGTACCGCATGCACGCCCAGATCATGGAGTTCTCCTCGCGGGAGTTTTACGACGATACGCTCGTGGCGCACGAGTCGGTGGTAAGTCACCGGCTCTGCGACCTGCCAGACGTTCAATCGACGCCGCTCACGGAACGCGTGATCGATTTCATCGACACCGCCGGCGCCGGCTACGACGAAGAACTCGAGCCCGACGGCGACAGCAAACTCAATCCGCAGGAAGCGGAGCTAGTGCGAAGCGAAGTCCTCGCGCTGCTTGCGTCTGGCGTCCGGCCGCAGGATATCGCGGTGATCGCCCCTTATTCCGCGCAAGGCAAGCTGCTGCGGAATTTGATCCAAGTACCGGGGCTGGAGATCGACAGCGTCGACGGCTTTCAAGGTCGCGAAAAGGAAGCGGTGGTGATTTCGCTGGTGCGTTCCAACGCGCGCGGCGAGATCGGCTTCCTCTCGGACGTCCGCCGGATGAACGTGGCGCTCACGCGGGCGCGGCGCACACTCATCGTGATTGGCGACAGCGCAACGCTCTCCAGCGCCCCGTTTTTCGCGCGGATGATCACGTATTTCGAGGAAATCGGCGCGTACCAGACCGTCTGGGACCGCCTGCCGCTCGAGTGATCGCCGATTTCGTCCCCTTTCACTAAATTCGACTTTTGCCGTTTTGGGGTTGCTAAAGACTGGTCTGCATAAATGGTGCGAGCCTCCGCCAGAATGCTTGGGACATCACTCTCAAGCCATCGAGCAAGGAGGCTCACGGTGGAACGTGCACCCAGTTTTTGGGGCATTGTGGCAAGGGCTGTTCGCAACGATGACCGCCCCGACTTTCGCCAGCTTGACAACCGTCACGACCGGCTGGGCCTTCGCCAGTCGGCGTACGGTTACGGCGGCCAAAGCTTGCTGTGCTGCTTGCCGACGAATTGCAGTCTGACGAACCGGCTGGTGAAGGAAGCGCGGTTGTACGGCGCGCGGCTTCCGCGAAAAGCAGGAACGGCCGGCCGCACAAGCGACACGAGCGGATTCCCACGCGCTCTTCAAAAACCCACTCGGCCTGATGCTCAAGTAGACATAGCGGTTGCTCGCGCCCAAGCGGACCGAACCGTCCGTCAACCCAGGGAGAGACGAGAGCTAGAATCAACCGCGGGTTTTCGCCAAAGTGTTCCAATTCTGCGCCAAGATCGCAGACGGTAGATGTCTCGCCGAGCGAGGGCAGAGACGCAATGCTTGCGGCCTTTACGCCGCAAGCTCTTGTCACAACTGGCCCTACAACGCAAAAAGCCGACGTCTCGCGACGTCGGCTTTGCGTATAACCCTGCGGTAGGCGGATTTCACTACCGCAAATTCAAGTGGCGGGGACAGGATTCGAACCTGCGACCTCGAGGTTATGAGCCTCGCGAGCTACCGGGCTGCTCCACCCCGCGTCAAGTTGGGCGCCGGAAACGACGGGCATACAGCCAATCGCTCCGGGCCTTGAAGTTTATCCGCTGTTACCCGCAAGTCCAGGGGAGCGCGCTGGAAATTTCGGGACTCGCAGGGGCCTCGTAGAGACCGGAACGACATTCCGTTCGCTGCCAACGCGTCGCCGTTTCCAGGCAATTTGCCGGCCGACCGTCATCTGCGTTGCGATCGTCATAACCATTGTCCACGTCCGGCCTTTTGCTTGTCGGGCCGCAGTTCCAGGGTTAAGATGCCCCATACGGAACGAGGCGGACGGCTATGGCCATTGCGGGGAACAATCCGCGTTCGAACGCCGCCAAAACGCGGGATCAGGGTGGCCCCGCGCGCAAATCCGGAGACGATTCGGCCAACGAGCACGAACCGGACCTGCGCGAACAAGCGATCGAAAACGCGCCTCCCTGGCTGATCAGCGCCGTCGTCCACTTAGTGGCGATCATTCTACTCGGCCTTTCGTGGTACGCCACGCGCGAACAGGCGCCGGTCGACCTCGACGTGGTTTGGTCGGAACAACTCGGCAGCCAGCTCGACGACCCGTCGATGTCCAAAGACCGCGACGGCCCGGTCGTGGAAGGAGTCGTACTATCCGGCGATGACGCAACCGTCGACGATCCCTTCGCCGCGCCGCCGCAGCTAGATGTCTCGCTGGACGGGAATTCGGTCAGCAGCCAACTCACGTCGCCGCAAATCGGCTTGGCGCTGAGCGGCCGCAGCCAAGGCATGCGCGAAGGCCTGATGCGCAAATACGGCGGCACCAAGCTCACGGCCGACGCCGTCGATCTCGGACTCACTTGGCTCGCGCGGCAACAGCGCTCCGACGGAACCTGGAGCCTCACCGGTCCCTACACTGCCGGCGCCAAGGGCGAATGCATCGCCGCCGCCACCGCCATGGCCATGCTCGCCTTCCAAGGGGACGGCCACACGCATCAAACTGGCGAACACAAACAGGTGATGACCAAGGCCGTGGAAGCCCTCGTCGCCATGCAAGACGACGAAGGCAATTTCTGGCAAGGCGAGCGCGAGCACGATTGGCTCTACTCGCATTCGCAGGCCACGATTGCCATCTGCGAACTCTACGGCATGACCAAAGACCCGGAGCTCAAAGAACCGGCGCAGCGGGCGATTAACTACCTCGTCGGTGCGCAACATGAACTCGGCGGCTGGCGCTATCGCCCGCGCAGCGACAGCGATACCTCCGTCACCGGCTGGGCGGTGATGGCCCTGCAAAGCGCGCTCATGGCCGGGCTCGACGTGCCGAGCCCCACGCTCAGCAAGATCTCGTCTTATCTCGACAAGGCCGAACGCGAGGGAGGCGTGAAGTACGCCTATCAGCCAGGCCACGATCCCGATCTCGTCATGACGGCCGAAGCGCTGCTCTGCCGGCAATATCTCGGCTGGCCGCAAACCGACGAGCGCCTCGTCGCCGGCGCGGACTACCTGCTCCGCAACCGCATCAACTACCACGATCGCGACGTGTATTACTGGTACTACGCCACGCAGACCCTGCATCACATGGAAGGCAAGTATTGGGACGAATGGAACAATGTGATGCGCCAGGAAGTGCCCGCCAAACAAGTCCGCTCGGGCCGCGAAACCGGCAGTTGGGACCCCGACGGCGAGCACCCCGACAGATGGGCGAACACCCAACGCGGCGAAGGCGGCCGCCTCTACGTGACCTGCCTCTCGATCTACATGCTAGAAGTCTACTACCGGCATCTGCCGATCTACCGCACCCACGATGTGGTGCAATCGCAGTAAACGCCTCAGCAGTCTCATCGCCACGGACTCGACCCCACCAGCGCGACGCGGCAGCGGGGGGAGTCCAAGCGGGATGCAGTGCAGTGCGATCACGTCGATATGAGGCGATCCTCCGGCACGGCTATCGCCTGAATTGGGAGCTACCCTTGAGCGGCCGCAGGCGTTGAATTGTCCGCTCAGCAGGAGATTCCTGCCGGACGGCGTACGACGCATAGTCGCCGCAACGGCGGCTCGCGGCGCCCTTCGTCGCACCCATTCCTTACGCGAGGTTACCTTTCATGCACACTTCCAAATGGATTCTGTCGGCCGCTCTGTTGCTCACGTTGTCACTGCCTTGCTGGGCGGCCCGCCCCATTGAATCCGCCGCAGACGAACAGGACGTCAAAGAGGCGAACCACCAGTTCTACTCCAGTCTGAACGCGATGTTTACGGGCGATGCGACGCCGATGAGCCAAGTCTGGTCGCATGCGGATGACGTGACGTACATGGGACCAACCGGCGGAATCTTGGTCGGCTGGGAGCAGATTGGCGAAGTGTGGGAGTCGCAAGCCGCCTTGAAGCTCGGCGGAGAAGTGCTGCCCGAAGAAACGCACGTCATTCTTGGCAGCGAACTGTCGATCGTGCAGTGTCGCGAGGTAGGCCACAATCTGGATGCCCAGGGCAAGCCGCTGCAGGTGTCGATCCGGGCCACGAACATTTTCCGCAAGGAAGCTGGGGAGTGGAAGATGATCGGCCACCACACGGACGTGCTGCCGTTCTTGAATCAGGAGCCGTCAGCCGCATCGACCAAATAGTCAGGCGGAAATGCCGTCACGCACAGAAAAGCGTGGGCCGCACCAGTTTGCGGCCCACGCGATTCATGGGCCGCAAAGTAAATGCACCCCGCGCGCGAGGTGCAATGCGTATCGGAACAAAGGCCGCCAAAAAAGCGCCCAGCCCCGCGTTTCGAATCCAGTTCCTCCGGTAACGCCCAGCCGCTTGCCCAGCCGGGGGGCAGGCATCATATTATCCCTGCGCCGCGGTGTTCGCGGTTCTTCGGTTCCTTTGCGCTCGAGCGGATAACCCATCTCATGGCCTCGCTGAATCTCAAGTCGCTGGTTGGAAAGCTCAACCAAACCTGCCGTCGGGCGCTCGAAAGCTCGGCGGGGCTGTGTCTTTCGCGGACCAATTACAACGTCGAAGTCGAGCACTGGTTCATGAAGTTGCTCGAACCGGCAGACACCGACCTCCCACGCATTCTCCGCCATTACGAAATCGACCCCGCCCGGCTCAACCGCGAGATGACCAAGGTCCTCGACGGCCTCAAAACCGGCAACGCCCGGGCGCCGGAGCTGTCGCCCGAGATCGTCGACCTGATGCGCGAAGCCTGGGTGCTGGCAAG
This genomic window contains:
- the thrS gene encoding threonine--tRNA ligase encodes the protein MVKIKLPDGSVREYARHVRPIDVAAEIGPGLAKATLAAVVDGATVDSVTPFPGDGEHTLRLLTKKDPEALAIMRHSCAHVMARAVMRLYDGVQLAFGPTIENGFYYDFDLPHKLSEADFPAIEAEMAKLIKEDEPFERIDVPRGEAMSMCRELKQALKVEHIETGLAEEQRLSFYRQGEFLDLCRGRHIPSAGAIGAFKLLSVAGAYWKGDSTRQQLQRLYATAFFSKQELEARLVHLEEAKRRDHRVLGKQLELFTINPLVGSGLILWLPKGAIIRGELEKFVREELLKRGYETVYTPNIGRVELYQISGHFPYYSDSQFKPIEMEEGERYLLKPMNCPHHIMIYKAKPRSYRDLPVRLAEFGTVYRYEQSGELNGMTRVRGFTQDDAHIFCTEEQVAGEFRSCIEMTRTVLQALGMNQYRVRLGFRDPDSDKYVGSAEAWERAENAILKVCGGLDLPGMSIERGDAAFYGPKVDFVVADCIGREWQLGTVQLDYNLPSAERFALEYIGSDNTAHRPVMIHRAPFGSLERFVGVLIEHFAGVFPLWLAPEQVRVLVVSQKFEDYARDLECKLRAAGLRVTGDYRPEKIGAKIRDAQLQHIPYMLVVGGREAENGEVAVRDRIDGDLGAMKIDAAIERLLTEVREKTIRQVAAPTVAAAITDDGKANEY
- the infC gene encoding translation initiation factor IF-3; the encoded protein is MTRSFAIERAQQQRVNEQIRISPVRVVSDTGELLGVMPTDQALNAAREAGLDLVEVAPNERPPVCRIMDFGKFKYQKKKREHKSHGHQVKMKEIRVRPKTGEHDIETKVKHAREFLEHKDKVILSVVFRGRELAHKEEGRRVVDQFIKSLEDVGKVETHPSEQGKRIVCTIAPK
- a CDS encoding AAA domain-containing protein produces the protein MAEDHFSRLRRLLELESDAEAARILERSRRLTPAEAEESGNSLVDLVIADEDAGLGGRYLVRLVKRRRSPLPWTRLDVGSPVILSPGAKTTGGGYRGVISERRPDQVQVALSSMPDDLEDHATWRLDLAFDEIAMHRQRAALQQAAMAAGNRTAALRAILLGEKPPSFSPFRALPTLDENLNATQRDAVRLAVSARDLALIHGPPGTGKTTTIVEVIRHAIRAGQKVLACAPSNMGVDNLFQRLLACDELAVRLGHPARVLPELRAHTLDLMVEEHPDVKVARRLVKDAVAMFRKADHHRRSKPQRGEKRGIREEARSLLADARRLEAQAVRHILDTADVLCATTTGLDAELLGNRRFDLVVIDEACQSTEPGCWIPILRAERIVLAGDHRQLPPTILSPQAAEEGFGVSLFERIVAMYGETVSRRLEVQYRMHAQIMEFSSREFYDDTLVAHESVVSHRLCDLPDVQSTPLTERVIDFIDTAGAGYDEELEPDGDSKLNPQEAELVRSEVLALLASGVRPQDIAVIAPYSAQGKLLRNLIQVPGLEIDSVDGFQGREKEAVVISLVRSNARGEIGFLSDVRRMNVALTRARRTLIVIGDSATLSSAPFFARMITYFEEIGAYQTVWDRLPLE
- a CDS encoding prenyltransferase/squalene oxidase repeat-containing protein; its protein translation is MAIAGNNPRSNAAKTRDQGGPARKSGDDSANEHEPDLREQAIENAPPWLISAVVHLVAIILLGLSWYATREQAPVDLDVVWSEQLGSQLDDPSMSKDRDGPVVEGVVLSGDDATVDDPFAAPPQLDVSLDGNSVSSQLTSPQIGLALSGRSQGMREGLMRKYGGTKLTADAVDLGLTWLARQQRSDGTWSLTGPYTAGAKGECIAAATAMAMLAFQGDGHTHQTGEHKQVMTKAVEALVAMQDDEGNFWQGEREHDWLYSHSQATIAICELYGMTKDPELKEPAQRAINYLVGAQHELGGWRYRPRSDSDTSVTGWAVMALQSALMAGLDVPSPTLSKISSYLDKAEREGGVKYAYQPGHDPDLVMTAEALLCRQYLGWPQTDERLVAGADYLLRNRINYHDRDVYYWYYATQTLHHMEGKYWDEWNNVMRQEVPAKQVRSGRETGSWDPDGEHPDRWANTQRGEGGRLYVTCLSIYMLEVYYRHLPIYRTHDVVQSQ
- a CDS encoding nuclear transport factor 2 family protein; the protein is MHTSKWILSAALLLTLSLPCWAARPIESAADEQDVKEANHQFYSSLNAMFTGDATPMSQVWSHADDVTYMGPTGGILVGWEQIGEVWESQAALKLGGEVLPEETHVILGSELSIVQCREVGHNLDAQGKPLQVSIRATNIFRKEAGEWKMIGHHTDVLPFLNQEPSAASTK